In one Denitratisoma sp. genomic region, the following are encoded:
- the nadB gene encoding L-aspartate oxidase, with the protein MQVFDVLIIGSGLAGQSLALQLAPHKKVALVTKRSLEDSASSRAQGGIAAALDDADSIEAHIKDTLVAGAGLCNLRTTRFVVERGKAAIDWLIRQGVPFTRDASGAGYHLTREGGHSHRRVIHVADATGSAVQDTLTQQLRIHPNISVFEHHIAIDLITGAKFGLPDSGCYGAYVLDKQADHVETFSAPHTVLATGGTGKVYLYTTNPDTATGDGIAMAWRAGCAVANMEFIQFHPTCLYHPHAKSFLITEAMRGEGGILRLPNGERFMPEHDPRAELAPRDIVARAIDLEMKKRGLDCVYLDMTHKPAGFLIEHFPNIHAQCLELGIDITRQPIPVVPAAHYSCGGVVTDFSARTALPGLYSVGETAFTGLHGANRLASNSLLECLVFSAAAAEDILRSGRRHLSALPPWDESRVTDADEEIVLSHNWDELRRFMWDYVGIVRTNKRLERARHRIRLLEREIDEYYANFRVTNDLIELRNLVLTADLIVRCAQRRRESRGLHASRDYPETLSAARNTLLRNRLN; encoded by the coding sequence GTGCAGGTTTTCGACGTTCTGATTATCGGCAGCGGCTTGGCAGGGCAATCCTTGGCTCTACAGCTGGCCCCGCACAAAAAGGTCGCCCTGGTCACCAAACGCTCACTCGAGGATAGTGCCAGTAGCCGCGCCCAAGGTGGCATCGCTGCCGCCCTGGACGATGCTGACTCGATCGAGGCGCACATCAAGGACACCCTGGTTGCCGGAGCCGGCCTCTGCAACCTCCGCACGACCCGCTTTGTCGTGGAACGTGGGAAGGCGGCGATCGACTGGCTTATCCGCCAGGGAGTGCCGTTTACGCGCGACGCTTCCGGTGCCGGCTACCACCTCACCCGCGAAGGGGGACACAGCCATCGCCGCGTCATTCACGTGGCGGACGCCACCGGCTCGGCGGTGCAGGATACCCTTACGCAGCAACTGCGCATCCATCCGAATATTTCGGTGTTCGAGCACCATATCGCCATCGACCTCATCACCGGCGCCAAGTTCGGACTGCCCGACAGCGGCTGTTACGGGGCCTACGTTCTCGACAAGCAGGCGGACCATGTGGAAACCTTTTCCGCCCCGCACACGGTGTTGGCCACCGGCGGCACAGGCAAGGTCTATCTCTACACCACAAATCCGGATACTGCGACGGGGGACGGCATTGCCATGGCCTGGCGGGCCGGGTGCGCTGTCGCCAACATGGAATTCATTCAGTTCCACCCCACCTGCCTGTATCACCCGCATGCAAAGTCCTTTCTCATCACGGAAGCCATGCGGGGGGAAGGCGGAATCCTGCGCCTGCCCAATGGCGAGCGCTTCATGCCGGAACATGATCCGCGCGCTGAATTGGCGCCCCGCGATATCGTCGCCCGGGCCATCGATCTCGAGATGAAGAAACGCGGCCTCGACTGTGTCTATCTGGACATGACGCACAAGCCGGCCGGCTTCCTGATCGAGCACTTCCCGAACATCCATGCCCAATGCCTCGAACTGGGCATCGACATTACCCGCCAGCCCATACCGGTCGTACCGGCGGCGCACTATTCGTGCGGCGGCGTCGTCACGGATTTCTCCGCCCGAACCGCCCTGCCCGGCCTCTATTCGGTAGGCGAAACCGCCTTCACCGGCCTGCACGGCGCCAACCGCCTGGCCAGTAATTCGCTGCTTGAATGCCTGGTGTTTTCCGCCGCAGCGGCCGAGGACATCCTCAGGTCGGGACGCCGCCACCTGTCTGCCCTCCCGCCATGGGACGAGAGCCGCGTCACGGATGCCGACGAGGAAATTGTCCTGTCGCACAACTGGGATGAATTGCGCCGCTTCATGTGGGACTACGTCGGCATCGTGCGCACCAACAAGCGCCTGGAGCGAGCTCGCCACCGCATCCGCCTGCTGGAGCGGGAAATCGACGAGTACTACGCCAATTTCCGCGTCACGAACGACTTGATTGAATTGCGCAACCTCGTGCTGACCGCCGACCTCATCGTGCGCTGCGCCCAGCGGCGTCGGGAAAGCCGGGGCCTGCACGCCAGTCGCGATTATCCGGAGACCCTGTCCGCGGCACGCAACACCCTGTTGCGAAACCGCCTCAATTAA
- the fabG gene encoding 3-oxoacyl-ACP reductase FabG, with amino-acid sequence MLKGQIALVTGASRGIGRAIALDLGREGATVIGTATTEAGAADIQKALDAARIQGWGAVLNVTDAASCDAVMGEIEKRFGPVSVLVNNAGITRDNLAMRMKDEEWDAVIETNLKAVFRLSKTVMRGMMKARYGRIINITSVVGSSGNPGQANYAAAKAGVAGMSRALARELGSRNITVNCVAPGFIDTDMTKALPDMQRDALLGQIPLGRLGHADEVAAAVVYLASPRAGYVTGTTLHVNGGMYMD; translated from the coding sequence GTGCTCAAAGGTCAGATAGCACTGGTGACGGGGGCCTCGCGCGGTATAGGGCGTGCAATCGCGCTGGATCTGGGTCGTGAAGGCGCCACGGTGATCGGTACGGCCACGACTGAAGCGGGCGCCGCCGATATCCAGAAGGCGCTGGATGCCGCCAGGATTCAAGGGTGGGGCGCGGTGCTGAATGTTACCGATGCCGCCTCCTGCGATGCAGTCATGGGGGAGATCGAAAAGCGTTTCGGCCCCGTCTCGGTGCTGGTGAACAACGCCGGCATCACGCGCGACAATCTGGCCATGCGCATGAAGGACGAAGAGTGGGATGCCGTGATCGAGACCAACCTCAAGGCGGTGTTCCGTCTGTCCAAGACAGTGATGCGCGGCATGATGAAGGCACGCTATGGCCGCATCATCAATATCACGTCAGTGGTGGGCAGTTCGGGGAATCCGGGGCAGGCCAACTATGCAGCCGCCAAGGCTGGTGTAGCCGGTATGAGCCGTGCTTTGGCACGCGAATTGGGCAGCCGAAATATCACCGTTAATTGCGTGGCGCCCGGTTTCATCGATACCGACATGACCAAGGCCTTGCCGGATATGCAGCGCGATGCGCTGCTAGGCCAGATTCCGCTTGGCCGGCTCGGACATGCAGATGAGGTTGCGGCGGCTGTGGTCTACCTCGCTTCTCCGCGGGCGGGCTATGTCACCGGCACGACCTTGCATGTCAATGGCGGCATGTACATGGATTGA
- the plsX gene encoding phosphate acyltransferase PlsX, which yields MDVTIAIDCMGGDHGPSVTLPAVFHFLQSDAQAGVILVGLPGEVESAVLKEKERFGNRLRFQAASEVVGMHDPVATALRIKKDSSMRVAVDLVKSGDAQAAVSAGNTGALMAISRFVLKTLPGIDRPAIAFALPTLKGHTYVLDLGANVDCEPQHLLQFGIMAAMLVSAVEHKDRPSVGLLNIGEEDIKGNEVVKQAGELLKESGLNFFGNIEGDDIYKGTTDIVVCDGFVGNVLLKTSEGLAHMLATFLREEFSRSLFRNIAALIALPALKAFKKRADPRRYNGASLLGLRGIVVKSHGSADQMAFAKAIERAAEAARNRLVDRISERMARNAPQMVQ from the coding sequence ATGGACGTCACCATCGCAATCGACTGCATGGGCGGCGACCACGGCCCATCCGTCACCTTGCCTGCCGTCTTTCATTTTCTCCAGAGCGACGCACAGGCAGGCGTGATATTGGTTGGTCTGCCCGGCGAGGTGGAGTCCGCGGTATTGAAGGAGAAGGAGCGATTTGGCAATCGGTTGCGTTTTCAGGCGGCCAGCGAAGTGGTCGGCATGCACGACCCGGTAGCCACCGCGCTACGAATCAAGAAAGATTCCTCGATGCGGGTCGCCGTAGATCTGGTCAAATCCGGTGATGCTCAAGCGGCAGTCTCTGCCGGCAATACCGGCGCATTGATGGCAATTTCCCGCTTCGTGTTGAAGACGCTGCCCGGTATCGATCGCCCAGCCATTGCATTTGCCCTTCCCACCTTGAAGGGGCATACCTACGTACTCGATCTGGGCGCCAATGTAGATTGCGAGCCGCAGCACTTGCTCCAGTTCGGCATCATGGCGGCGATGCTTGTTTCGGCGGTGGAACACAAAGATCGCCCTTCGGTCGGTCTCCTCAATATTGGAGAAGAGGATATCAAGGGCAATGAGGTGGTGAAGCAGGCCGGGGAGTTGCTCAAGGAAAGCGGCCTCAATTTTTTCGGCAATATCGAGGGGGACGATATCTACAAAGGCACGACAGATATCGTGGTCTGCGACGGTTTTGTCGGGAATGTCCTCCTGAAGACTTCGGAAGGCTTGGCGCACATGTTGGCAACCTTCCTGCGCGAGGAGTTCAGTCGTAGCCTATTCAGAAATATCGCTGCACTTATCGCCTTGCCGGCACTCAAGGCCTTCAAGAAGCGCGCTGATCCTCGCCGCTACAATGGCGCCAGTCTGCTCGGACTGCGCGGCATAGTCGTCAAGAGCCACGGTTCGGCGGATCAGATGGCCTTTGCCAAAGCCATCGAGCGTGCAGCAGAAGCCGCTCGCAACCGCCTGGTCGATCGCATCAGCGAACGCATGGCGCGTAACGCGCCACAAATGGTCCAGTAA
- the rpoE gene encoding RNA polymerase sigma factor RpoE: protein MGEREVDQQLVVRAQHGDQQAYGLLVSKYQRKLARLLSRLIRDPAEVEDVAQETFIKAYRALGSFRGDSAFYTWLYRIGINTAKNYLVSQGRRAPTSTEFDSEEAESFEEGELLRDNNTPERMLFSKEIGETVNAAMEALPEELRTAITLREIEGMSYEDIAKMMDCPIGTVRSRIFRAREAVAEKLRPLLDTAPDKRW from the coding sequence ATGGGAGAACGTGAAGTAGACCAGCAGTTGGTCGTCCGTGCTCAGCACGGGGACCAGCAGGCCTATGGGCTGCTCGTGTCTAAATACCAGCGCAAGCTGGCACGACTGCTGTCGCGGCTGATCCGGGATCCGGCCGAAGTGGAGGATGTGGCGCAGGAAACCTTCATCAAGGCCTACCGAGCCTTGGGCAGTTTCAGGGGTGACAGCGCCTTCTACACTTGGTTGTACCGCATCGGCATAAATACCGCGAAGAATTATCTGGTGTCGCAAGGCCGGCGGGCGCCAACCAGCACGGAGTTCGACTCCGAGGAGGCGGAAAGCTTCGAAGAGGGCGAGTTGCTGCGGGACAACAATACGCCTGAGCGCATGCTCTTTTCGAAAGAGATCGGAGAGACGGTAAATGCTGCAATGGAGGCGTTGCCCGAGGAACTGCGCACGGCCATTACACTGCGCGAGATCGAAGGGATGAGCTACGAGGACATCGCGAAAATGATGGATTGCCCGATCGGAACGGTGCGTTCAAGGATATTTCGGGCGCGTGAGGCCGTTGCCGAGAAACTCAGGCCGTTGCTCGATACGGCTCCGGACAAGAGGTGGTGA
- a CDS encoding Maf family nucleotide pyrophosphatase, translating into MPRLVLASTSSFRRELLARLQIPFEIANPETDESELPGEDPAATAERLSVAKAMAVAGRFPDALIIGSDQVAYLDTQRFGKPLTHDRAAQQLRAMRGRTVIFHTGLCLYNSANGNTQVCGIPTEVTFRQLTDAEIERYLVKEQPYHCAGSAKSEGLGISLLTSMRGDDPNALIGLPLIALGEMLRAEGVQVP; encoded by the coding sequence ATGCCCCGTCTCGTTCTTGCCTCCACCTCGTCGTTCCGCCGTGAATTGCTGGCCCGCTTGCAAATCCCGTTTGAGATAGCCAACCCTGAAACGGATGAATCCGAATTGCCGGGGGAAGACCCGGCCGCGACGGCCGAAAGGCTCTCCGTCGCCAAGGCCATGGCCGTCGCCGGCCGTTTTCCCGACGCCCTGATCATCGGCAGCGACCAAGTCGCCTATCTGGACACCCAGCGTTTCGGAAAGCCGCTCACGCACGATCGCGCAGCCCAGCAGTTACGCGCCATGCGCGGCCGAACGGTGATCTTTCATACCGGGCTTTGTCTCTACAACAGCGCCAACGGCAATACCCAGGTTTGCGGCATCCCCACCGAGGTGACCTTTCGCCAACTGACAGATGCCGAGATCGAGCGCTATCTGGTCAAGGAGCAACCCTACCACTGTGCCGGCAGCGCCAAATCCGAGGGGCTGGGAATTTCCCTGCTAACCAGCATGCGCGGCGACGACCCGAACGCCCTCATCGGCCTGCCATTGATCGCACTTGGCGAAATGCTTCGCGCGGAAGGCGTCCAGGTCCCCTGA
- the acpP gene encoding acyl carrier protein, whose protein sequence is MENIEQRVKKIVAEQLGVNESEIKIESSFVDDLGADSLDTVELVMALEEEFECEIPDEEAEKITTVQQAIDYINAHLKK, encoded by the coding sequence ATGGAGAACATCGAGCAACGCGTCAAGAAGATCGTCGCCGAGCAGCTTGGCGTCAACGAGTCCGAGATCAAAATCGAGTCGTCGTTTGTGGATGACCTCGGAGCGGACTCCCTTGACACGGTGGAGCTGGTGATGGCCCTGGAAGAGGAGTTTGAGTGTGAGATTCCGGACGAGGAAGCCGAGAAGATCACCACCGTCCAGCAGGCGATCGATTACATTAACGCCCACCTCAAGAAGTAA
- the rpmF gene encoding 50S ribosomal protein L32 — MAVQQNKKSPSKRGMHRAHDFLTNPPLAVEPTTGETHLRHHISPSGYYRGKKVVKAKGE; from the coding sequence ATGGCTGTCCAACAGAACAAGAAGTCGCCTTCGAAGCGTGGCATGCACCGCGCCCATGACTTCCTGACCAATCCGCCGCTGGCCGTCGAGCCGACCACCGGGGAAACGCATCTGCGCCACCATATCAGCCCGAGCGGCTATTACCGCGGCAAGAAGGTCGTCAAGGCCAAGGGCGAGTAA
- a CDS encoding SAM-dependent methyltransferase produces MSAGLLYLVPVAVGDSNPDSILPEEVQRIARSLRYFVVENAKSARVELKRIGITHPIREIDIRELPRGPSQADLDALLAPLAAGQSAGLMSEAGAPAVADPGALLVHAAHAKGIRVVPLVGPSSLLLGLMASGLNGQCFSFHGYLPVREPERCKRIIELERQSHRETRTQIFIETPYRNATLFAALLETCRPDTRLCVASELTTSRESIATKRIDDWRGGPVPTLDKRPTVFLLLAA; encoded by the coding sequence ATGTCGGCGGGTTTGCTTTATCTTGTGCCCGTCGCCGTTGGCGACAGCAATCCTGACTCCATACTGCCGGAGGAAGTGCAGCGCATTGCACGCAGCCTGCGTTATTTCGTTGTCGAGAACGCGAAATCCGCACGAGTCGAGTTGAAACGCATCGGCATTACCCATCCGATCCGGGAGATCGACATTCGGGAACTGCCACGCGGGCCGAGCCAAGCCGATCTTGACGCCCTCCTCGCCCCCCTTGCTGCGGGGCAATCCGCCGGTCTGATGTCCGAGGCCGGTGCCCCGGCCGTGGCGGACCCCGGCGCCTTGCTTGTGCATGCTGCCCACGCCAAGGGCATTCGCGTGGTGCCGCTGGTAGGTCCCTCCAGCCTATTGTTGGGGCTGATGGCATCCGGCCTCAACGGCCAGTGCTTCTCCTTTCACGGCTACCTGCCGGTGCGCGAACCGGAACGCTGCAAGCGCATCATCGAACTGGAAAGGCAATCGCATCGGGAAACGCGCACCCAAATCTTCATCGAGACGCCATACCGCAATGCTACGTTGTTCGCTGCGCTGCTTGAGACCTGCCGACCGGATACTCGGCTCTGTGTGGCGTCCGAACTGACGACTAGCAGGGAAAGCATTGCAACGAAACGGATTGATGATTGGCGTGGAGGCCCGGTCCCCACACTTGATAAAAGACCGACGGTATTCCTGCTGCTGGCCGCTTGA
- the fabF gene encoding beta-ketoacyl-ACP synthase II: protein MARRRVVVTGLGVISPVGNSVQETWDSIVAGKSGIGPITRFDAATFKSRIAGEVKGFDVTAYLPPKEARRMDVFIHYGMAAGIQAIKDSGLTVTPENADRIGVNIGSGIGGLPMIEDTHNDFLGGGPRKISPFFIPGTIINMISGNLSIMFGLKGPNLAVVTACTTGLHAIGTSYRMIQYGDADAMVCGGSESTVTPLAIGGFASAQALSTRNDDPATASRPWDKERDGFVLGEGAGVLVLEEYEHAMKRGARIYAELAGFGMSGDAFHMTAPDTDGPRRSMINALQDAGINADQVQYLNAHGTSTPLGDKNETDAIKLAFGDAARNLVVNSTKSMTGHLLGGAGGLESALTVLAVHHQISPPTINIFEQDPECDLDYCANTARQLKIDVALKNNFGFGGTNGTLAFRRV, encoded by the coding sequence GTGGCACGCCGCAGGGTAGTGGTCACCGGTTTGGGCGTCATTTCGCCCGTGGGCAATTCGGTTCAGGAAACCTGGGACAGCATCGTTGCAGGCAAGAGCGGTATTGGCCCGATCACCCGCTTCGATGCAGCGACCTTCAAGTCGCGCATTGCTGGCGAGGTGAAGGGGTTCGACGTGACTGCCTATCTTCCTCCCAAGGAGGCGCGTCGAATGGATGTCTTCATCCATTACGGCATGGCGGCGGGAATCCAGGCGATAAAGGATTCCGGCCTGACAGTGACGCCAGAAAACGCCGACAGAATCGGCGTCAATATCGGCTCCGGCATTGGCGGACTCCCGATGATCGAGGATACGCACAACGACTTCCTCGGCGGTGGCCCACGCAAGATTTCGCCGTTTTTCATCCCGGGCACCATCATCAACATGATTTCGGGAAACCTCTCGATCATGTTCGGGCTGAAGGGGCCGAATCTCGCCGTCGTGACGGCATGCACGACGGGTCTGCATGCCATCGGCACCAGTTACCGCATGATCCAGTACGGCGATGCCGACGCAATGGTCTGTGGCGGCTCAGAATCCACCGTGACGCCACTGGCCATAGGCGGTTTTGCTTCGGCGCAGGCTTTGTCCACCCGCAATGACGACCCGGCGACGGCCAGCCGCCCGTGGGACAAGGAGCGCGATGGGTTCGTGCTCGGCGAAGGCGCGGGTGTGTTGGTCCTTGAGGAATACGAGCATGCGATGAAGCGCGGGGCACGGATTTATGCCGAACTGGCAGGATTCGGCATGAGCGGGGATGCCTTCCACATGACGGCACCGGACACCGATGGGCCGCGCCGCAGCATGATCAATGCGCTCCAGGATGCGGGGATCAACGCGGATCAGGTCCAGTATCTAAACGCTCACGGCACATCGACCCCGCTGGGCGACAAGAACGAGACGGATGCCATCAAGCTGGCGTTTGGCGACGCTGCTCGCAATCTAGTGGTGAATTCGACCAAGTCCATGACAGGCCATCTGCTCGGCGGCGCTGGCGGACTCGAGTCGGCATTGACGGTGCTGGCGGTACATCATCAGATATCGCCACCGACCATCAACATCTTCGAACAGGATCCGGAGTGCGATCTCGACTACTGTGCCAACACGGCGCGTCAGCTCAAGATCGATGTCGCCCTGAAGAACAATTTCGGATTCGGCGGTACCAACGGCACGCTGGCTTTCCGGCGGGTCTGA
- a CDS encoding protein YgfX: MLLPHRLGLRSSPCLALMLALLHLAALGSLVPLNIHIWLKLALASAIMASLGMSIRHHALLLTTSAICELVLRDDGSIEVRRNDGRQFEASVSGQTAVLPWLIVMLLQLPGSRRLQPLLILPDSLPEEDDRILRSWLCWKLN, translated from the coding sequence ATGCTTCTCCCGCATCGGCTAGGGCTCCGTTCCTCGCCTTGCCTAGCACTAATGCTTGCCCTGCTGCACCTTGCAGCCTTGGGCAGTCTGGTGCCGCTCAATATCCATATCTGGCTTAAGCTGGCTCTCGCAAGCGCAATAATGGCCTCGCTTGGGATGTCGATTCGCCATCATGCCTTGCTCCTGACAACGTCCGCAATATGCGAACTGGTCCTGAGGGACGATGGCTCGATCGAGGTACGACGGAATGATGGCAGACAGTTCGAAGCCTCGGTGTCCGGGCAAACCGCCGTCCTGCCTTGGCTGATCGTTATGCTGCTCCAGTTACCCGGTTCACGCCGTTTGCAGCCACTGCTGATCCTGCCCGATTCTCTGCCAGAGGAGGATGACCGTATCCTGCGTTCCTGGCTTTGCTGGAAGCTTAATTGA
- a CDS encoding sigma-E factor negative regulatory protein translates to MKSDISALLDDELEPGEASRAIDALRRDRELRKAWNVYHLIGDTLRRSPAYSSDLSARVMARLSEEPVLFAPSAQPKRAPLRFALPLAAAVMGMAAVGWVALSLNSPLPPTELAAKPRPLSGQAAPVVERSPSSALKEYLVAHQAHSPSGGIQGVAPYVRSVSEIRQGGRP, encoded by the coding sequence ATGAAATCTGACATATCCGCTCTGCTGGATGATGAACTGGAACCGGGTGAAGCAAGCCGTGCGATTGATGCCTTGCGGCGCGACCGGGAGTTGCGGAAGGCCTGGAATGTCTATCACCTGATTGGCGACACTCTTCGCCGCTCCCCCGCTTATTCGTCCGATCTGTCAGCAAGGGTCATGGCGCGACTGTCGGAGGAGCCTGTCTTGTTCGCTCCTTCCGCCCAACCGAAACGCGCCCCCTTGCGTTTCGCACTGCCCCTGGCGGCCGCGGTCATGGGGATGGCTGCAGTAGGGTGGGTGGCGCTGTCACTCAACTCGCCATTGCCGCCGACGGAGCTTGCCGCCAAGCCGCGCCCCTTGAGTGGGCAGGCGGCTCCTGTCGTAGAGCGATCCCCTTCCAGTGCTCTGAAGGAATACCTTGTTGCCCACCAGGCGCATTCCCCGAGCGGCGGTATTCAGGGCGTAGCGCCTTACGTGCGCTCGGTTTCGGAGATTCGCCAAGGCGGCAGGCCATGA
- a CDS encoding beta-ketoacyl-ACP synthase III: MHARITGTGSYLPPTALTNNDLVARGIDTSDEWIVGRTGIRCRHIADEGQQASDLALAASLKAIEASGISAEKIDLIIVATSTPDYIFPSTACLLQSKLAISGAAAFDVQAVCSGFAYALTMAEKFIQSGSHRCALVVGTEVFSRILDWNDRGTCVLFGDGAGAVVLEASEETGILASALHADGSQHGILEVPGNICGGKVVGQPFVKMDGPAVFKFAVKVLAEVAQEVLDRAGMSAADIDWLIPHQANIRIIQSTAKKLGLPMDKVVTTVDRHGNTSAASIPLALDAAVRDGRIKRGDTLMLEGVGGGFTWGAVLLKF; this comes from the coding sequence ATGCATGCACGCATAACCGGCACGGGCAGCTATCTGCCCCCCACTGCGCTAACCAACAACGATCTGGTTGCGCGTGGCATTGATACCTCGGATGAATGGATCGTCGGGCGCACAGGCATCCGTTGCCGTCACATCGCCGATGAGGGGCAGCAAGCGAGCGATCTTGCTCTGGCGGCCAGCCTGAAGGCTATCGAAGCTTCCGGCATCAGCGCAGAGAAGATCGATCTCATCATTGTGGCCACATCGACGCCGGATTACATTTTCCCCAGCACTGCCTGCCTGTTGCAATCCAAGCTCGCCATCAGCGGCGCAGCCGCCTTCGATGTACAGGCTGTCTGCAGCGGTTTTGCCTACGCGCTGACCATGGCCGAGAAATTCATCCAGTCCGGCAGTCACCGCTGCGCACTGGTGGTTGGTACCGAGGTTTTTTCACGGATTCTTGACTGGAATGATCGGGGGACCTGTGTCCTCTTCGGAGACGGTGCTGGTGCGGTGGTCCTCGAAGCCAGTGAAGAGACGGGCATTCTCGCCAGCGCACTGCATGCCGATGGTTCGCAGCACGGCATCCTCGAAGTGCCCGGGAATATCTGCGGCGGCAAGGTGGTCGGCCAGCCTTTCGTGAAGATGGATGGTCCGGCCGTGTTCAAGTTCGCCGTCAAGGTGCTGGCCGAGGTTGCACAGGAGGTGCTGGATCGGGCCGGCATGAGCGCCGCCGACATCGATTGGCTGATTCCGCATCAGGCAAACATCCGCATCATCCAGTCGACTGCAAAGAAACTCGGCCTGCCGATGGACAAGGTCGTCACGACGGTGGATCGCCACGGCAATACCTCGGCTGCCTCGATTCCGCTGGCGTTGGATGCTGCCGTCAGGGATGGGCGCATCAAGCGTGGCGACACCCTGATGCTGGAAGGTGTCGGCGGCGGTTTCACCTGGGGCGCAGTGCTTCTCAAATTCTGA
- the fabD gene encoding ACP S-malonyltransferase: MKFALVFPGQGSQSLGMMAAYGDSTVIRDTFAEASAALGRDLWQLVSEGPAEALNQTVNTQPLMLTAGIAVFRLWREKGGRVPNMVAGHSLGEYSALVAAGVLRFADAVPLVELRAKAMQEAVRAGEGAMAAILGLDAAAVKTACEESAQGQVVEAVNFNTPEQTVIAGHAAAVQRAADTAKTKGAKRAVMLPVSAPFHCSLMKPAAERLRQRLLELSLSMPQIPVVNNADVACLSDPQAIKDALVRQAASPVRWVEIMQAMANQGVSHVYECGPGKVLAGLVKRCADGLVGGAMADLAGLEAALAATNA, translated from the coding sequence ATGAAATTTGCACTTGTTTTCCCTGGACAGGGCTCGCAGTCACTCGGCATGATGGCCGCCTACGGTGACAGTACAGTCATCCGCGATACGTTTGCTGAAGCATCTGCTGCGTTGGGACGCGATCTCTGGCAGCTGGTTTCCGAGGGCCCGGCAGAGGCGCTCAACCAGACGGTGAATACCCAGCCGTTGATGCTGACAGCCGGCATTGCCGTCTTTCGCCTGTGGCGGGAAAAGGGCGGCAGGGTACCCAACATGGTTGCCGGGCATAGCCTGGGGGAGTACTCGGCGCTGGTCGCTGCCGGGGTGCTGCGTTTCGCTGATGCGGTGCCCCTCGTCGAGCTCCGCGCCAAGGCGATGCAGGAAGCGGTGCGGGCTGGGGAGGGCGCAATGGCAGCCATTCTCGGACTCGATGCCGCCGCAGTGAAAACGGCTTGCGAGGAAAGCGCCCAGGGCCAGGTTGTCGAAGCCGTCAATTTCAACACCCCAGAACAGACCGTGATTGCCGGTCATGCCGCCGCTGTCCAGCGTGCCGCCGATACTGCGAAAACAAAGGGTGCCAAGCGTGCCGTCATGCTGCCTGTGTCGGCGCCGTTTCACTGTTCGCTGATGAAGCCAGCTGCCGAGCGGCTACGCCAAAGGCTGCTTGAGTTGTCTCTGTCGATGCCGCAGATACCTGTCGTGAACAACGCAGACGTGGCTTGCCTATCGGATCCGCAGGCAATCAAGGATGCGCTGGTGCGGCAGGCTGCTTCCCCGGTGCGCTGGGTCGAGATCATGCAGGCCATGGCGAATCAGGGTGTCAGTCACGTCTATGAATGCGGCCCGGGCAAGGTGCTTGCGGGGCTCGTCAAACGTTGCGCCGACGGGCTGGTAGGCGGTGCCATGGCCGATCTGGCCGGGCTTGAAGCGGCCTTGGCTGCGACGAACGCATAG
- a CDS encoding YceD family protein encodes MVIDSLEFARRHEALSGRLQLSTLPRLAEVLFDASGSLGFEVSGETAGGDAFLAVKLEGTLPLICQRCLGELVFALNVSSRMMLVEPGSPWPDDGQAGGLEDEACDAIQVSGDLDLAPLLEEEILLALPIAPRHEHCEPPVATTASKEASPFAKLARIKCN; translated from the coding sequence ATGGTCATCGACAGCCTTGAGTTTGCACGACGGCATGAGGCATTGTCCGGCCGTCTTCAACTCAGCACACTGCCGCGGCTGGCCGAGGTGCTTTTCGATGCCTCCGGCAGCCTCGGTTTTGAGGTATCTGGCGAAACAGCGGGAGGCGATGCCTTTCTCGCAGTGAAGCTAGAAGGGACACTGCCACTGATCTGCCAGCGCTGCTTGGGCGAATTGGTGTTTGCATTGAACGTGAGCAGCCGGATGATGCTGGTCGAGCCGGGTTCGCCGTGGCCCGATGACGGTCAAGCCGGCGGGTTGGAGGACGAGGCCTGCGATGCGATCCAGGTCTCGGGCGACCTGGATCTCGCTCCCCTGCTGGAGGAGGAAATCCTGCTTGCCTTGCCGATCGCGCCGCGGCATGAACATTGCGAGCCGCCGGTGGCGACGACAGCTTCGAAGGAAGCTTCACCGTTTGCGAAATTGGCCCGGATCAAGTGCAACTAG